The Terriglobales bacterium DNA segment TGGGTCGGTATTCGCCGGGAAAGAAAACTCCGAGCACTTTGCTGCACAGAGTTATCATGGCCGACACTGAGGCAACCGCCGCACTCTTCACCCAAAATTTCAAAGCGGGCCTGGAAACGGGTTTGGTTGCTTGTCGGTTTATGCGGGCGGTGACAACTCCCGGGGAAGATGTCAACTTCGGTTCCGGCTGTAGGTGAGTTCGAAGGGAAGACAAGGTAGTCCTCGATGTTGGATTAACTCAACGGCGCAATCTTAAATGGGAAGGCTGAAGGCGCGTCTGTTCACTGCTTCCTTGAACCTGACACTGGTGTGAGCAGAAAAAGATGGGTCGGTCCTGCGTGCTGCTCGTCATCCAGGTGAACGTTGTGCAGCAGATCACCTGCCATGCCCCCAACCACCAGGATCTGCCCACGATCGTTGATATTCAACGCCGACGTCAGCAGTACACCTGATTCGGCAGGGACCAAGGTGTTGAGGTCCTGCATTCCGTCCTTGCGGGTCCAGACGAAGGCCCGCGAGCCGATAGAAGTCTTTACCGTGCCGACGACCTGGCCGGAGTTATTAATGGCCAGACCCTCGTTCATGTTACTACCCCCAAGTGGGTCTAATGCCTGTATACCGTCGGTCCGCGTCCATATAAATGCATGCCTTACGGATGCACTACCGGAAGAGCCGGTAATTTCGCCGCGATCATTAATGGCCTGGGCTTTACTCATAGTATCGCCAGGAAGGGCACCCAAGTCCTGCACCTGCCCGGTGGAGGACCAGCGGCAAGCGTGTGATCCGGCCGGCAAATCACAGGCCCCAACCACTTCACCTTTATTATTGATACCGTAAGCTTCGGCGTGACGGCTGCCGACGAAATTGGCCAAACGCCGCATTCCGGTCCGGCTCGACCAAACGAATGCATGCACCCCAGTTGCTCCGCTGGAGTAACCCACGACCTCGCCTCGATTGTTAACGGCGAAGGCTCGGCTCCCGGTGTCCCCGGGCAACATACCCAGATCGCGGAGAGTTCCGTCTCGAGTCCAGAGCACCGCATGTACAGATTCGGATGTATTCGATTCACCCACAATCACTCCAGAGTCATTAATCGCAAAAGCGCTGCCAGAATCGCCTCCTTGGAGCATCTGCAGTCTTTGGATGTGGTTCTTCCCTCCCCAAATGAAACCGCGGGAGTCACTGCCGTGGCTCTGACCAGCACGGCCGATTACTTCACCATTGAGATTTAGGGCATGACCAACGGTATCTCTGCCGGAATTGGCATCGATCTCAAGGATTGTGTACTCCGGCGCTGCCAAGGCAGTTTGCATCATCCCAACCAATAAAGCCGTCAATCCCAGGCAAGAGCGAACACGCGAAATCAGTCTCATCTGCACTCCCTACATGAACACAATAAGAATAGTTGTCAAGATTGCATCGTCAGCTCTTCGTAAAGGAGGAGTGTGACGATGAACGATAAAGCTACTCAACCGATTCCATCAATGTCGGCGAGGTACTGGCAGCAAAGTTGTTATCAGAGCTGTACACCGCGCTCATGGAATGTACACCGACCGTGAGGGCATCAGTTGCAAATGAAGCAGTACCACCGGTTAGCGATGCGCTTCCGAGCAATGTCCCACCGTCGAAAAACTGCACAGTGCCTGACGCCCCCGGGGGAGAGACACTGGCCGTAAAGGTCACCGCCTGACCAAAAGGCGAGGGGTTAACATCAGTCGCAAGCGAAGTGGATGTAGCCGATTGATTGACTGTCTGTGTCAGGGCCGAGGAAGTACTGCCGGCAGTAGCGGTATCGCCGGAATATACCGCGGTCAGGCTGTGAGTACCCGCAGCCAGAGAAGACGTCGTAAAGGAGGCGGCTCCGGAGTTAAGTGACGTGGTCCCCAGCAGGTTGCTGCCGTCGTAGAACTGCACAGACCCGGTTGCGGAGTTAGGCAGCACGGCAGCTGTGAAGGTCACACTCTGTCCATATGTTGAGGGATTCGCACCAGAAGAAAGGTTCGTGGTGCTGGTAGCCTGAATCGTAACTTGAGTGGTGCCGGTCACCCCAGCAAAACTTGCGGATCCGCTTGCCGTTCCTGCGGCAACTCCTTTTATAAGCCCCTTGCTTCCAGAAACGTTGTTTACGCTTAAGACATTGCTGTTACTGCTCACCCACTTTGCGGACGCTGTCAGGTTGACAACGCTGCCGTCGCTATAGTTTCCGTTAGCGATCAACTGCGACGCACTACCAATTGTGATGGTCGGACTTGCCGGTACCAGGCTGATACTACTCAGATATGGCACACCGATCCCCGTCAAGCCCACGATATGTGGACTTGCAGGATCGCTATTCACCACACTCAAGTTAGCCGTTCGAGTACCCAGCGCACTTGGACTGAAGGTCACTGCGAAACTGCAACTGGTCCCAGCGGGCACGCTGCCGCCACATGTATTACCTGAAACGTTGAACTCGGTTGCATTCGGTCCAACCACGCTAACGCTAGAAATAGTTAAGGGACTACCGCCCAGGTTAGTGAGGGTTATGGGGAGGGGTTTGCTGGTAACGTTTGTGGCCACGCTGCCATAACCAACGGCCTTGGTGGAGAACTGAACATTGCTCCCCATACCGCTGAGGACCACGAGGCTAGGACTACTCGGGTCCGTGTCGCTGATGTTTAGGGTAGCGTTTCGCGGACCAGCATCGGAAGGGGTAAAGGTGATCCCTGGCGCACAGGATGCACCTGCAGCCAGCGTAATAGCACAGTTGTTGGTCGCGTTGAACTCCGCCGACGAGAAATTCAAGCTGTTGATGGTTATGGGTGCGGTACTGACATTGGATAAGGTCAAAGAAGCTTTATAGGTTGTCGGGACCCCGACTGGTTGAGTACTAAAAGCAAAACTCGTGGCTGATATTTTAAGACCAAATCCGGCTCCGCTCAGCCCGATCTGACTGGGACTGGTGGGGTCAGAATGATTCACCACCATTGTCCCGGTATTCGCTCCGACCAGTTTAGGCTGGAAAAGCACGCGGACGGTACACATGCGCCCAGGCTGAAGCGGAGTACTACAAGTATGGCTGGCGATGGAGAAGGAATCTCCGTTGGCTACGATGCTGTTAATGGTAACCGGTCCTTGACTTACATTGGTTATAGAAACGGTAAGGGGCGCACTGACGGTGTTCAATAGCCGGCCGGCAAAACTAAGAGATGCCACATTAAAGGAAAGGACGCTCGGGGGCGAGGCCGCAGTGGTGAACGTTACCATGCTCGCAACGGAGGGCACACCATTGCTGTTGATTAGGAACAGCATATAGGGTCCAGGCGGGGCCAAATTGTTACTTGCAGGTGCGGTGATGTTCAATCCCCCGGGGGCCTGGGTAAACGTCAGGTGATTGATGCGCTGGCCCATGTTGAAGGTGTGGGTCACCGACGAGGGTGCGATCCAGTTGACACTGTTGATGCTGGCAGCGTCATTAGTGGCGACGAAGAAGGTCTGTCCGGGATTCACCGATGTGGGAGCGGATTGGATCACAGGTCGCGGCCCCTTAAATAAATAAGGAGGAGAGAAGACCTCAGCACTTGCATAGCGACCTCCGGCAGACAAAACGCGCCCATCCGGCAAAAGCACTGCAATCGAGTGATATCCGCGGTACACGCTGAGACTCGCAAGGGTCGTCCAGGTGTTGGTCTTTGGATTCCACAGTTCAGTCGGCAAAACCTGCTGACTTGGATCGTCGAATCCGGGTGCGCTAGATCCGCCCGAAACAAATACCGTTCCATCCGGCAGCAGAGTTGCATTGTGCTGGCGACGAGCCACCGACATGGGCGCAGCGTACTGCCATTGCGGCGAGCTCGCGGTGAGATCTATGGTCTCAGTTGTAGCGGTGGGAGGATTACCACCACCGGCCAGCAATATCTTGCCATCATCGTACTGTACCGCTGGACCGTAGTCGCGAGGAGAAAAGAGAGTGCGAGCCACGGATGTCCAAGCCCCGGCGTTATTCGTATTCAGGTACCGAGTGTTGTAACTGGGCCCGGCATAGAATACCGACCCGTTGGGCGCGAGAAACATCTTTGGGTAGAGCGGCAATATCAATTGGGCGCCGGTAAGTTCCCGCCATGATGAAGTGGCAGTTTGCCAAACTTCGGGCATCGCGTAATTACCCGCAGCGGGACTAATCTCACCGGATATGACCAGAACATCTCCGGTCGCGAGGGTTGTGTTGGTCGGATACCAGCGTGCGCCACTCATGTTTGGCAGATTGGTCCAACTACCACTAACCGGATCGTATATAGCGGCACTAGCAATGCCATAGTTGGTGGATATCTCGCCACCCGCTACCAGCAGTTGACCGCTGGGCAGGAAGGAATGCCCCGAGCAAAAAATATTGAAGCCGGCGGGCACCGCGGCAGTAACAGCGTTGGTGGCCGGATCCCAGAGTTGGGGGTTATCACCGAGGTCAAAAGAAGGCCAGAACAGCACCTTACCCGTCGGC contains these protein-coding regions:
- a CDS encoding Ig-like domain repeat protein; translated protein: MRLFFSNVRWNRTSRANIGRYGMPSMSVRGLLWLLLISAQMLLAALPSRAQDPATVGQWSAPQSWPFLAVHAHMLPTGKVLFWPSFDLGDNPQLWDPATNAVTAAVPAGFNIFCSGHSFLPSGQLLVAGGEISTNYGIASAAIYDPVSGSWTNLPNMSGARWYPTNTTLATGDVLVISGEISPAAGNYAMPEVWQTATSSWRELTGAQLILPLYPKMFLAPNGSVFYAGPSYNTRYLNTNNAGAWTSVARTLFSPRDYGPAVQYDDGKILLAGGGNPPTATTETIDLTASSPQWQYAAPMSVARRQHNATLLPDGTVFVSGGSSAPGFDDPSQQVLPTELWNPKTNTWTTLASLSVYRGYHSIAVLLPDGRVLSAGGRYASAEVFSPPYLFKGPRPVIQSAPTSVNPGQTFFVATNDAASINSVNWIAPSSVTHTFNMGQRINHLTFTQAPGGLNITAPASNNLAPPGPYMLFLINSNGVPSVASMVTFTTAASPPSVLSFNVASLSFAGRLLNTVSAPLTVSITNVSQGPVTINSIVANGDSFSIASHTCSTPLQPGRMCTVRVLFQPKLVGANTGTMVVNHSDPTSPSQIGLSGAGFGLKISATSFAFSTQPVGVPTTYKASLTLSNVSTAPITINSLNFSSAEFNATNNCAITLAAGASCAPGITFTPSDAGPRNATLNISDTDPSSPSLVVLSGMGSNVQFSTKAVGYGSVATNVTSKPLPITLTNLGGSPLTISSVSVVGPNATEFNVSGNTCGGSVPAGTSCSFAVTFSPSALGTRTANLSVVNSDPASPHIVGLTGIGVPYLSSISLVPASPTITIGSASQLIANGNYSDGSVVNLTASAKWVSSNSNVLSVNNVSGSKGLIKGVAAGTASGSASFAGVTGTTQVTIQATSTTNLSSGANPSTYGQSVTFTAAVLPNSATGSVQFYDGSNLLGTTSLNSGAASFTTSSLAAGTHSLTAVYSGDTATAGSTSSALTQTVNQSATSTSLATDVNPSPFGQAVTFTASVSPPGASGTVQFFDGGTLLGSASLTGGTASFATDALTVGVHSMSAVYSSDNNFAASTSPTLMESVE